One Methanoculleus sp. 7T genomic window carries:
- a CDS encoding antitoxin VapB family protein: MGTRTISISDAAYERLSRLKGSSNMSFSEVILKYTPPKKKLSEILKEFGPNPALADSVEETSRKMRKASMREVDFDADA, encoded by the coding sequence ATGGGAACCAGGACGATCAGCATCAGCGACGCTGCATACGAGAGGCTTTCGCGGTTGAAAGGTTCCTCAAACATGAGTTTTTCCGAAGTGATCCTGAAGTATACCCCGCCGAAGAAGAAACTCTCAGAGATTCTCAAGGAGTTCGGGCCGAACCCTGCACTGGCCGACTCGGTTGAGGAAACTTCACGCAAGATGAGGAAGGCGTCGATGCGAGAGGTCGACTTCGATGCCGACGCTTGA
- a CDS encoding RNA-binding domain-containing protein, whose translation MQEGFDVELKTALGKTKMGEVPGSFWETYSAMANTEGGFIILGAEEADNGVIFHDLPDHRKVIQDIWNSLNNPNKVSVNLLQNHDIKLTSIDGKNGILVQVPQASRKQRPVYIGQNPLTGTYRRNNEGDYRCPPDLVKQMLGEQANDARDVVILEHYGFDDLDPESFRIYRRQFSNRKPDHPFNECDDREFLRQIGGWARDRQTGKEGLTLAGLLMFGKFRSILDGVPTYIVDYQERETPDNRWIDRVTIDGSWSGNLYDFYRIAMKRLTTDLKVPFQLKGDERVEETPVHEALREALVNTLIHADYSGNCSILVVKRPDLFGFRNPGLMRLPKAEAIKGGVSDCRNRNLQKMFQLIGLGEQAGSGFPKIYRNWKLQHWREPMLEERYESNQTVFILKMISLVPEEAIEELKTELGDPFSDLGEIEQLALVTAHCEGCVNHGRLKEVTKEHPHDITVALHGLVEKGLLMSEGSGRSTFYYRPGHHPMEGEMFGAPGICSKSSSEHLLGSSEHLLGSSEHLTESFEHLIASSEHLDTLREIARPVRSVRKASRKVVEATILRLCEGRYLTLDNLAGLLNRSKDSLRNHYINPMLEDGRIEARYKNVPTHPLQGYRTVAGMENGE comes from the coding sequence TTGCAGGAGGGCTTTGACGTTGAGTTGAAGACCGCACTGGGGAAGACTAAGATGGGTGAGGTCCCCGGCTCGTTCTGGGAAACGTATTCTGCAATGGCGAATACGGAAGGTGGATTTATCATCCTCGGTGCAGAAGAAGCCGACAACGGAGTCATCTTTCACGATCTGCCCGATCACCGGAAGGTCATACAAGACATCTGGAACTCCCTCAACAACCCGAATAAGGTGAGTGTCAACCTTCTCCAAAACCACGATATTAAACTCACGTCGATCGATGGAAAGAACGGGATCCTCGTCCAGGTTCCCCAGGCTTCACGAAAACAGCGACCGGTGTACATCGGACAGAACCCTCTGACAGGAACATATCGGCGCAATAACGAGGGTGATTACCGGTGCCCGCCCGATCTGGTGAAACAGATGCTCGGCGAGCAGGCGAACGATGCCCGCGACGTCGTTATCCTGGAACATTACGGGTTTGACGATCTTGACCCGGAATCGTTCCGAATCTACCGTCGGCAGTTTTCCAACCGCAAACCCGATCATCCCTTCAACGAGTGCGACGATCGCGAATTTCTCCGGCAGATCGGCGGGTGGGCCCGGGACCGGCAGACCGGGAAGGAGGGGCTCACGCTCGCGGGGCTCTTGATGTTCGGGAAGTTCCGGTCGATCCTTGATGGTGTCCCCACCTACATCGTGGACTATCAGGAACGGGAAACGCCGGACAACCGCTGGATCGACCGGGTTACCATTGACGGGTCATGGTCCGGAAATCTCTACGATTTCTATCGCATTGCCATGAAGCGGCTCACCACCGACCTGAAGGTGCCTTTCCAGTTGAAGGGGGATGAAAGAGTCGAGGAGACCCCAGTTCACGAGGCGCTGCGTGAGGCGCTCGTGAACACGCTTATTCATGCGGATTATTCAGGTAACTGCTCAATTCTCGTGGTCAAACGCCCCGATCTCTTTGGGTTTCGGAATCCGGGCCTGATGAGACTGCCGAAGGCTGAAGCGATCAAAGGCGGCGTAAGCGATTGCCGGAACCGAAACCTCCAGAAGATGTTTCAGCTGATAGGCCTTGGCGAGCAGGCAGGGTCCGGGTTTCCAAAGATCTACCGGAACTGGAAGCTTCAGCACTGGCGCGAACCGATGCTTGAGGAGCGGTATGAGAGCAACCAGACGGTCTTCATCCTCAAAATGATCAGTCTTGTGCCGGAGGAGGCCATCGAAGAGCTTAAGACCGAGCTCGGGGATCCTTTCAGCGATCTCGGCGAGATCGAGCAGCTTGCTCTGGTGACCGCCCACTGTGAAGGATGCGTGAACCACGGCAGGCTCAAAGAGGTGACGAAAGAGCACCCGCACGACATCACCGTGGCTCTTCACGGCCTGGTCGAAAAAGGGCTTCTGATGAGTGAGGGGTCGGGCAGGAGCACATTCTACTACCGTCCCGGCCACCATCCGATGGAGGGTGAAATGTTCGGAGCTCCCGGGATATGTTCGAAGTCAAGCTCCGAACATTTGCTGGGGAGCTCCGAACATTTGCTGGGGAGCTCCGAACATTTGACAGAAAGCTTCGAACACTTGATCGCAAGCTCCGAACATTTGGATACACTGCGCGAGATTGCAAGGCCGGTCAGATCTGTGCGGAAAGCGTCGAGGAAGGTGGTTGAGGCAACGATTCTCCGCCTCTGCGAGGGGAGATACCTGACCCTTGATAACTTAGCCGGCCTGTTGAACCGGAGCAAGGACTCACTTCGGAACCACTACATCAATCCCATGCTGGAGGATGGCAGGATCGAGGCGAGGTACAAGAACGTCCCCACCCATCCTCTCCAGGGGTACCGGACGGTGGCCGGGATGGAGAACGGGGAGTAA
- a CDS encoding molybdopterin-dependent oxidoreductase, with protein MRLGRRRGQIIVILLIGAIAVLYTLDLAGNRPGVTELAPAEVREYQGEQLSSIADFRENSIHGPQYVNASTYTLTIDGQVENRKEYSYDALIERFPHYRKVVTLYCVEGWDVTILWEGIRVKDLLLEAGVKPGANTVIFYAEDGYSSSLPLTYIEDRDILLAYAMNNVTLPAERGFPFQLVAEDRWGYKWVKWVTRIEVSDDENYRGYWESRGYANNGSIDRSFFDQG; from the coding sequence ATGCGCCTAGGACGCCGTAGGGGTCAGATCATAGTCATACTGCTGATCGGCGCCATCGCCGTCCTCTATACCCTCGACCTGGCGGGGAACAGACCGGGAGTGACGGAGCTTGCACCTGCGGAGGTGCGGGAGTACCAGGGGGAGCAGCTCTCTTCGATTGCGGATTTTCGTGAGAACTCGATCCATGGCCCGCAATACGTAAATGCAAGCACGTATACGCTCACCATCGACGGGCAGGTGGAGAACAGAAAGGAATACTCCTACGATGCGCTCATAGAAAGGTTCCCTCACTACCGCAAGGTCGTTACCCTCTACTGCGTGGAAGGCTGGGACGTCACTATCCTCTGGGAGGGGATACGGGTGAAGGATCTCCTTTTGGAGGCGGGGGTGAAACCGGGGGCGAATACGGTCATCTTCTACGCGGAGGACGGCTACTCCTCCTCACTTCCCCTCACCTACATCGAGGATAGGGATATCCTGCTGGCCTATGCGATGAACAACGTCACCCTGCCGGCGGAGCGGGGATTCCCCTTCCAACTGGTGGCCGAGGACCGCTGGGGTTATAAGTGGGTGAAATGGGTGACCAGAATCGAGGTATCCGATGATGAGAACTACCGCGGCTACTGGGAGAGCCGTGGGTATGCGAACAACGGGAGTATTGACCGTTCCTTCTTCGATCAAGGATAG
- a CDS encoding type II toxin-antitoxin system VapC family toxin — MPTLDTSLLVDLIRHDPEAMRTLEAMEQEGLPLATTSINILELYRGAFLSASAQENIREVEAIIQALIELPVTDETYRIFGALAAELRGNGRPIGDFDEVIAAITLAGDGEIVTRDRHFTRVPGLRVRTY, encoded by the coding sequence ATGCCGACGCTTGATACGTCCCTGCTTGTCGACCTGATCAGGCACGATCCGGAGGCGATGAGAACGCTTGAGGCGATGGAGCAGGAAGGGCTGCCCCTTGCAACCACATCGATCAACATCCTCGAACTCTACCGCGGAGCGTTCCTCTCGGCATCGGCGCAGGAGAATATCCGGGAAGTCGAAGCCATCATTCAGGCGCTGATCGAACTTCCGGTCACGGATGAGACCTACCGGATCTTCGGCGCACTCGCCGCCGAACTTCGGGGAAACGGTAGACCTATCGGAGATTTCGACGAGGTGATCGCCGCAATCACGCTCGCGGGCGACGGCGAGATCGTCACCCGGGACCGCCACTTTACCCGGGTTCCCGGGCTGAGGGTCAGGACGTATTAA